TAGGCTTGAATCGCCTGCATCTCTGCCAGATCCAGGCTCAGGCGCCGCGCCCGGCTGAGGGCCAGGAGGTCGGCTTCGCCCAGTTCGCGCACAGGGATGGCTTCGACCACGATCTGGTCGCCCGCCAATTCGTGGGTCTCGACAAACGGCGGTGCGATCTCCTGGCCGATCACATAGCGCTGCACGGTGCCATTGGCCAGCAGGTCGCGGGCGAGGCGGTCGAGGGTGGCCGGATCGACCGGGCCAAGAAAACGGTAGCTCAGGCCGGTTGCCGCCGCCCGCACCTTGCCAAAGCCCAGGCTGTGGGCCACGGCCAGCAAGCTATCGGCCACGCTATCGGTGACGCCAGGGAGGAAGGTGATCTCGATGCAGTCGCCAGCATGCGCGTCTGAAGCGTGAAGCGTGAAACGTGAGGCGTGAAACGTGAGGCGTGAAGCGTGAGATGTTAAGCGGGGCTGGAGGTCGTTGGCTGGGAGGGTTGTCACCGCCAACTCGGCGGCGACGGGGTCGAGGAGGGCGGCGGCGGCCAGGGCTTCGATCTCGGGCCGGGGCAGGTCGGCATCGAGGAAGAAGAGGTCGGAGACGACGACGGGCGGGAGATCAGCCAGGCCCAGGGCGCGGCAGGCGGCCAGCGTCGCCTGGGCGCGGCCATCGTCGGGGCCGCGGCGGGGGGTGAGTTCGAGGCGAAAGTGCATGGTCAAGTGCTGATCGGAGTAGTTATGCTATAATGGTGATGGAGATGATGGTATGACGAGAGCATTCGAGTCCCAAATTCGGCCAGAAGCGTATGCCGGCTATCTCGCGGGTTGGCGGGAACGAACGCGGGCCGAAAAAGAGCATCTGGTCGGGAAATTCCAGGAAAGTCGAACTCTGGCGGAGGATTGCGTAGGGGTGTTGGTGCGCCGCTATCCTATTCGACGTGCCTGGCTGATTGGCTCATTGCTAACTCCAGACTACTTTCATGCCGCGTCCGATATCGATTTGGTTGTCGAGGGGCTGCCGTCGAAGCACTATTTTGCCGCCTTGTCGTGTCTTTATGATCTGCTCCCGCCCGATCTCGAGCTGGACTTGATTACACTTGAGACAGCCCAGCCCGGCCTGCGCGAGCACATCATGAAGGAAGGGAAACTGCTTTATGAGCGCGCGTAGTTTTGCCGGTCTTATCGCCGATATTGAGTTGGGGAAGGAAAGCCTCCAACGAATCCTGCAGCATCAGGTTGAAGTCTTCGCATGGGTGGGTGACGAGTCGAATTTCTTTCGCACCAGTGCTGCGGGCGTGGTGTTGCATGATTTTTACAACGCTGTCGAGAAAACCTTTCAGCAAATTGCTCTGGAAGTGGATGGCGGGCTGCCGCTGGGTGACGCCTGGCATCAGCAGTTGCTTTGGCGGATGACGGTTGCTGTTCCTGCGCGCAGGCCGGCGGTAATTGATTCAGAATTGGCGCAGTCGCTGGCCGAGTATCTGCGATTCCGGCATCTGTTCCATCATATTTACGGATTCGATCTCGATTGGGAGCGCATCGAACCGCTGCTCGTAGCCGTACCGGCCACACACGCAGCATTGATCGCGCAGATCGAGAGGTTCACAGCATTCCTTACGACTCTAGAACGCGACCTATCGGAAGCGGGCTGAAACGCTACCGTCTCCCCTGATAGTTCGGCGCTTCCTTGGTGATGATGATGCTGTGGGGATGGCTTTCGAGCAGGCCGGCGTTGGTGATGCGGACGAAGCGGGTGAGGGTGCCCAGCTCGGCAAGCGTGCGGGCGCCGGTATAGCCCATGCCGCTGCGCAACCCGCCCATGAGCTGGAAGACATAATCTTTGAGAAAGCCCTTGTACGGCACCTGGCCCTCGATGCCCTCCGGCACCGTCTTGCCGCCCAGCGCGCCCGGCGTACCCTGCGACGTCTGATAGCGGTCGGAAGCCCGGCCCTTCATGGCCCCAATCGACCCCATGCCCCGATACTCCTTGAAGCGCCGGCCCTCGTAGATCACCACATCCCCCGGCGCTTCGTCCAGCCCGGCCAGCAGACTGCCCAGCATGACGGCATGCGCGCCCGCGGCCAGGGCCTTGGTGATGTCGCCCGAATACTTGATCCCACCGTCGGCGATCACCGGCTTGCCGAATTCGGCGGCGGCGCGACTGCATTCCCTGATCGCCGTGATCTGCGGCATGCCGGCCCCGGCGACGATGCGCGTGGTGCAGATGCTGCCGGCCCCCACCCCCACCTTCACCGCATCCGCCCCGGCCTCGAACAGCGCCCGCGTCCCCTCGGCCGTGACCACATTCCCAGCCAGGATGACCAGCTCCGGCCAGGTCTGGCGCAACCGGCGCACGGTCTCGATCACGCCCTTCGTGTGCCCGTGGGCGGTGTCGATGGCCACAGCGTCCACCTCCTCGGCCACCAGCGCCTCGGTGCGCAGCATGGCCCGCTCGCCCACACCCACCGCCGCCGCCACCAGCAAGCGTCCGCGCTCGTCTTGGGCGGCGTCGGGGAAATCGGCCCGTTTGAGGATGTCCTTGTAGGTGATCAGCCCCCTCAAGAAGCCGTGCTCATCCACCAGCGGCAGTTTTTCGATGCGGTGGCGATGGAGGATCTCTTGCGCCTGCTCCAGCGTTGTGCCCAGCGGGGCCGTGATCAGGCCGTCGCTGGTCATGAATTCGGACACCGGCTGCTCCTCGCGGCGGGCAAAGCGGATGTCGCGATTGGTCAAGATGCCCACCAGCCGCCCATCTTCGTCCGTGATCGGCACTCCCGAGATGTGGTAGTGGGCCATGAGGGCTTCGGCCTCGGACAGGGTGGCGGTCGGGTGCAGCGTCACCGGCTCGACGATCATGCCCGATTGCGAGCGTTTGACTTTGTCGACCTCGCGCGCCTGGGCCTCGATGTCGAGATTGCGATGGATGACGCCCAGGCCGCCTTGCCGGGCCAGGGCAAT
The Caldilineales bacterium genome window above contains:
- a CDS encoding nucleotidyltransferase domain-containing protein gives rise to the protein MTRAFESQIRPEAYAGYLAGWRERTRAEKEHLVGKFQESRTLAEDCVGVLVRRYPIRRAWLIGSLLTPDYFHAASDIDLVVEGLPSKHYFAALSCLYDLLPPDLELDLITLETAQPGLREHIMKEGKLLYERA
- the guaB gene encoding IMP dehydrogenase, which codes for MTPIPEALTFDDVLLVPGYADVLPGEVDIRTRLHPRLRLNIPVISAAMDTVTEAGLAIALARQGGLGVIHRNLDIEAQAREVDKVKRSQSGMIVEPVTLHPTATLSEAEALMAHYHISGVPITDEDGRLVGILTNRDIRFARREEQPVSEFMTSDGLITAPLGTTLEQAQEILHRHRIEKLPLVDEHGFLRGLITYKDILKRADFPDAAQDERGRLLVAAAVGVGERAMLRTEALVAEEVDAVAIDTAHGHTKGVIETVRRLRQTWPELVILAGNVVTAEGTRALFEAGADAVKVGVGAGSICTTRIVAGAGMPQITAIRECSRAAAEFGKPVIADGGIKYSGDITKALAAGAHAVMLGSLLAGLDEAPGDVVIYEGRRFKEYRGMGSIGAMKGRASDRYQTSQGTPGALGGKTVPEGIEGQVPYKGFLKDYVFQLMGGLRSGMGYTGARTLAELGTLTRFVRITNAGLLESHPHSIIITKEAPNYQGRR